One genomic window of Halorubrum hochsteinianum includes the following:
- a CDS encoding DUF5783 family protein, with amino-acid sequence MADEFDPEKFEDKYAHYFNELQRAYKNAFNQMNDRYDSELIHGIDQTVLNESEPFYEDGEFRVELPENPRERIRGAVAVDDETFEETLEEYVERIESELYRTLGVDRPE; translated from the coding sequence ATGGCCGACGAGTTCGACCCGGAGAAGTTCGAGGACAAGTACGCGCACTACTTCAACGAGCTCCAGCGGGCGTACAAGAACGCCTTCAACCAGATGAACGACCGGTACGACTCGGAGCTGATCCACGGTATCGACCAGACCGTGCTCAACGAGTCGGAACCGTTCTACGAGGACGGCGAGTTCCGCGTCGAACTCCCCGAGAACCCGCGCGAGCGGATCCGCGGAGCCGTCGCGGTGGACGACGAGACGTTCGAGGAGACGCTGGAGGAGTACGTCGAGCGGATCGAGTCCGAACTGTACCGGACGCTCGGCGTCGACCGCCCCGAGTGA
- a CDS encoding NifU family protein, producing the protein MSTDTTDGADADNELRERITNFLRRNFPQIQMHGGSAAIAHLDREKGEVTVQLGGACSGCGISPMTIQAIKSRMVKEIPEIETVHADTGAAAGADGDLGGTSSGGMSPSFPGETTDDGGDDEGPQAPF; encoded by the coding sequence ATGAGCACGGACACGACCGACGGAGCTGACGCGGACAACGAACTCCGCGAGCGGATCACGAACTTCCTGCGGCGCAACTTCCCGCAGATCCAGATGCACGGCGGCAGCGCCGCCATCGCCCACCTCGACCGCGAGAAGGGCGAGGTCACGGTCCAGCTCGGCGGAGCCTGTTCCGGCTGCGGCATCTCCCCGATGACGATCCAGGCGATCAAGTCCCGGATGGTCAAGGAGATCCCCGAGATCGAGACGGTCCACGCCGACACCGGCGCGGCCGCTGGTGCCGACGGCGACCTCGGCGGAACGAGCAGCGGCGGGATGTCCCCCTCCTTCCCCGGGGAGACGACCGACGACGGCGGCGACGACGAAGGCCCGCAGGCCCCGTTCTGA
- a CDS encoding DNA-directed DNA polymerase II large subunit → MRPDDERYFAQIEERLDEAWDVAETAKEQGRDPEPEIEIPVARDMADRVENILGIDGVAERVRDLEGEMSREEAALELVTDFVDGNVGDYDSREGKIEGAVRTAVALLTEGVVAAPIEGIDRVELLENDDGTEFVNVYYAGPIRSAGGTAQALSVLVADYARSLLGVDEYKPRDVEVERYAEEIALYDKETGLQYTPKDKESKFIAKHIPVMLDGEATSDEEVSGFRDLERIDTNSARGGMCLVAAEGIALKAPKIQRYTRNLDEVDWPWLQDLIDGTIGKDGAGDGDEAANGNGDADADEGSEGDAGADDAGSDGEGDGSNAEEPAGPVRADPSQKFLRDLIAGRPVFTHPSEAGGFRLRYGRARNHGFATGGVHPATMHIVDDFLAAGTQIKTERPGKAHGVVPVDSIEGPTVRLANGEVRRIDDPEEAKEVRNGIEKVLDLGEYLVNYGEFIENNHPLAPASYAPEWWVQEFEAAGADVAALRDDPHVDLEHPGVDEALAWATEYDCPLHPEYTYLWHDVSVDAFEALAEAVAAGDVVEGVLAVERTDPVQDALESLLVEHAATPDALRIPTWRPLARSLGVDDGLRKEWDEADLSDAAREYADGENAIRAVNEVAPFEVRERAPTRIGNRMGRPEKSESRDLSPAVHTLFPINEAGGPQRDVAEAANVMDDTGHRGRHDLEVSDRVCPDCGEHTYAALCPDCETHTEPHYECGDCGTVCEPDEAGRVECPNCEWEVTAATYQEVDVNDAYRSALETVGERESAFEILKGVQGLTSRNKTPEPIEKGVLRAKNGVTSFKDGTVRYDMTDLPVTAVKPEELDVTADHFRELGYETDIDGEPLRHDDQVVELRVQDIVLSDGAAEHMLKTADFVDDLLEQFYGLDRFYEVNERDDLVGELVFGMAPHTSAATVGRVVGFTSAAVGYAHPYFHAAKRRNCFHPETEIAYLEDGERREISIEKFVESRLEDPRTDDFGTLVQELDGDVRVPSIDEHGNTTTRSVTAVSKHPTQDHLVRIRTRSGRTIRVTPDHTMLRVADGEIYQTPARELAAGDRVPEANPRNPERATDAPAASADGGVDTDEIVETEIVESDVEYTYNLTVSGTHTLAANGLWVQQCDGDEDCVMLLMDGLLNFSKEFLPDQRGGRMDAPLVMSSRIDPSEIDDEAHNVDIVREYPVELYEASRELADPEEVEELIQIGEDTLGTDDEYHGFDHTHDTTDIAMGPDLSAYKTLGDMMEKMDAQLELARKLRAVDETDVAERVIEYHFLPDIIGNLRAFSRQETRCLDCGEKYRRMPLTGECRECGGRVNLTVHEGSVSKYVDTAIEVAERFGCRPYTKQRLKVLDQSLESIFEDDTNKQSGIADFM, encoded by the coding sequence ATGAGACCGGACGACGAGCGCTACTTCGCGCAGATCGAGGAGCGCCTCGACGAGGCGTGGGACGTGGCGGAGACGGCCAAAGAGCAGGGCCGGGACCCGGAGCCGGAGATCGAGATCCCGGTCGCCCGCGACATGGCCGACCGCGTCGAGAACATCCTCGGGATCGACGGGGTCGCCGAGCGCGTCCGCGACCTCGAGGGCGAGATGTCCCGCGAGGAGGCGGCCCTGGAGCTGGTCACCGACTTCGTCGACGGCAACGTCGGCGACTACGACTCCCGCGAGGGGAAGATCGAGGGGGCCGTCCGGACCGCGGTCGCCCTCCTGACCGAGGGGGTCGTCGCCGCCCCGATCGAGGGGATCGACCGCGTGGAGCTGTTGGAGAACGACGACGGCACCGAGTTCGTCAACGTCTACTACGCCGGCCCGATCCGCTCGGCGGGCGGGACCGCGCAGGCGCTCTCCGTGCTCGTCGCCGACTACGCCCGGTCGCTGCTCGGCGTCGACGAGTACAAGCCCCGCGACGTGGAGGTCGAGCGCTACGCCGAGGAGATCGCGCTCTACGACAAGGAGACCGGGCTCCAGTACACGCCGAAGGACAAGGAGTCGAAGTTCATCGCCAAGCACATCCCGGTGATGCTCGACGGGGAGGCGACGAGCGACGAGGAGGTCTCCGGGTTCCGCGACCTCGAACGCATCGACACCAACTCCGCGCGCGGCGGGATGTGTCTCGTCGCCGCCGAGGGGATCGCGCTGAAGGCCCCGAAGATCCAGCGGTACACCCGGAACCTCGACGAGGTCGACTGGCCGTGGCTCCAGGACCTGATCGACGGCACCATCGGGAAGGACGGGGCCGGCGACGGCGACGAGGCGGCGAACGGGAACGGAGACGCCGACGCGGACGAAGGCAGCGAGGGCGACGCCGGCGCGGACGACGCCGGAAGTGACGGCGAGGGAGACGGCTCGAACGCGGAAGAGCCGGCCGGCCCGGTCCGGGCCGACCCCTCACAGAAGTTCCTCCGCGACCTCATCGCGGGCCGGCCCGTCTTCACCCATCCGAGCGAGGCGGGCGGGTTCCGGCTCCGGTACGGTCGCGCGCGTAACCACGGGTTCGCGACCGGCGGCGTCCACCCCGCGACGATGCACATCGTCGACGACTTCCTCGCGGCCGGGACGCAGATCAAGACCGAGCGCCCCGGGAAGGCCCACGGCGTCGTCCCGGTCGACTCCATCGAGGGCCCGACGGTCCGGCTCGCGAACGGCGAGGTCCGCCGGATCGACGACCCCGAGGAGGCCAAGGAGGTCCGCAACGGGATCGAGAAGGTGCTCGACTTAGGCGAGTACCTCGTCAACTACGGGGAGTTCATCGAGAACAACCACCCGCTCGCGCCCGCGTCGTACGCGCCCGAGTGGTGGGTCCAGGAGTTCGAGGCGGCCGGCGCGGACGTCGCGGCGCTGCGCGACGACCCCCACGTCGACCTCGAACACCCCGGCGTCGACGAGGCGCTCGCGTGGGCGACGGAGTACGACTGCCCGCTCCACCCCGAGTACACTTACCTCTGGCACGACGTGTCGGTCGACGCGTTCGAGGCGCTGGCCGAGGCGGTCGCCGCCGGCGACGTCGTCGAGGGCGTCCTCGCCGTCGAACGTACCGACCCGGTTCAGGACGCGTTAGAGTCGCTGCTGGTCGAACACGCGGCGACCCCGGACGCGCTCCGGATCCCGACGTGGCGGCCGCTCGCGCGCTCGCTCGGGGTCGACGACGGACTGCGGAAGGAATGGGACGAGGCGGACCTCTCGGACGCTGCCCGCGAGTACGCCGACGGCGAGAACGCGATCCGCGCCGTCAACGAGGTCGCCCCCTTCGAGGTGCGCGAGCGAGCCCCGACCCGGATCGGCAACCGGATGGGCCGCCCGGAGAAGTCGGAGAGCCGCGACCTCTCGCCCGCGGTCCACACCCTGTTCCCGATCAACGAGGCGGGCGGTCCCCAGCGCGACGTGGCCGAGGCGGCGAACGTGATGGACGACACCGGCCACCGCGGGCGGCACGACCTGGAGGTCTCCGACCGGGTCTGCCCCGACTGCGGCGAGCACACCTACGCCGCCCTGTGTCCCGACTGCGAGACGCACACGGAGCCGCACTACGAGTGCGGCGACTGCGGCACCGTCTGCGAGCCGGACGAGGCCGGCCGCGTCGAGTGCCCGAACTGCGAGTGGGAGGTGACCGCCGCGACCTACCAGGAGGTCGACGTCAACGACGCGTACCGCTCCGCGCTGGAGACCGTCGGCGAGCGCGAGTCCGCCTTCGAGATCCTGAAAGGCGTCCAGGGGCTGACCTCGCGGAACAAGACGCCCGAGCCGATCGAGAAGGGGGTCCTCCGCGCGAAGAACGGCGTCACCTCGTTCAAGGACGGGACGGTCCGGTACGACATGACCGACCTCCCGGTGACCGCGGTCAAGCCAGAGGAACTCGACGTCACCGCGGACCACTTCCGCGAGCTCGGCTACGAGACCGACATCGACGGCGAGCCGCTGCGTCACGACGACCAGGTCGTCGAACTGCGCGTCCAGGACATCGTCCTCTCGGATGGCGCAGCCGAGCACATGCTGAAGACCGCGGACTTCGTCGACGACCTCCTCGAACAGTTCTACGGGCTCGACCGCTTCTACGAGGTGAACGAGCGCGACGACCTCGTCGGCGAACTCGTCTTCGGGATGGCTCCCCACACCAGCGCGGCGACCGTCGGGAGAGTGGTCGGTTTCACCTCGGCCGCCGTCGGATACGCGCATCCGTACTTCCACGCCGCGAAGCGTCGGAACTGCTTCCATCCGGAGACGGAGATCGCGTATCTGGAAGACGGAGAGCGCCGGGAGATCTCAATCGAGAAGTTCGTCGAATCCCGACTCGAAGACCCCCGAACCGACGACTTCGGGACGCTCGTTCAGGAACTCGACGGCGACGTTCGCGTCCCTTCGATCGATGAACACGGAAACACGACGACTCGGTCGGTGACGGCGGTTTCCAAACACCCGACTCAGGACCACCTCGTACGGATTCGGACGCGTTCCGGGCGGACGATTCGGGTCACTCCGGACCACACAATGCTTCGAGTCGCCGATGGAGAAATCTACCAGACGCCCGCCCGTGAGTTGGCCGCCGGCGATCGCGTTCCCGAGGCGAACCCGAGGAACCCTGAGCGAGCGACTGACGCTCCGGCGGCTAGCGCTGATGGAGGAGTCGATACCGACGAGATTGTCGAAACGGAGATCGTCGAGAGTGACGTCGAGTACACCTACAATCTCACGGTTTCTGGAACGCACACGCTCGCTGCGAACGGATTGTGGGTCCAGCAGTGCGACGGCGACGAGGACTGCGTGATGCTGCTCATGGACGGACTTCTCAACTTCTCGAAAGAATTTCTCCCCGACCAGCGCGGCGGGCGGATGGACGCGCCGCTCGTGATGTCCTCGCGGATCGACCCCTCCGAGATCGACGACGAGGCGCACAACGTCGACATCGTCCGGGAGTATCCGGTGGAGCTGTACGAGGCCTCGCGGGAGCTGGCCGACCCCGAGGAGGTCGAGGAGCTGATCCAGATCGGCGAGGACACACTAGGGACCGACGACGAGTACCACGGGTTCGACCACACCCACGACACGACGGACATCGCGATGGGACCGGACCTGTCGGCGTACAAGACGCTCGGCGACATGATGGAGAAGATGGACGCGCAGCTGGAGCTGGCCCGGAAGCTCCGCGCGGTCGACGAGACGGACGTTGCCGAGCGGGTGATCGAGTACCACTTCCTGCCGGACATCATCGGGAACCTCCGGGCGTTCTCGCGGCAGGAGACGCGCTGTCTCGACTGCGGCGAGAAGTACCGCCGGATGCCCCTGACGGGCGAGTGCCGCGAGTGCGGCGGGCGGGTGAACCTCACCGTCCACGAGGGGTCGGTGAGCAAGTACGTCGACACCGCCATTGAGGTGGCGGAGCGGTTCGGCTGTCGCCCCTACACGAAACAGCGGCTAAAGGTGTTAGACCAGTCGCTGGAGTCGATCTTCGAGGACGACACGAACAAGCAGTCCGGCATCGCGGACTTCATGTGA
- a CDS encoding PPC domain-containing DNA-binding protein: MYHREVEPTAEYVARFETGADWREEIESLAREEDVEAGWFTALGAVQDADVWFYDQDDTEYRSVTFDEPLEVAACVGNVSLLEGDVFAHTHAVLSRPSGQALAGHLDSATVWAGECHLRAFAEPLERSHDEATDLDLWL, from the coding sequence ATGTACCATCGCGAGGTCGAACCCACGGCGGAGTACGTCGCGCGGTTCGAGACGGGGGCCGACTGGCGCGAGGAGATCGAGTCGCTGGCCCGCGAGGAGGACGTCGAGGCCGGCTGGTTCACGGCGCTCGGCGCGGTTCAGGACGCGGACGTCTGGTTCTACGACCAGGACGACACCGAGTACCGGTCGGTCACTTTCGACGAGCCGCTGGAGGTGGCGGCCTGCGTCGGCAACGTCTCGCTGCTGGAGGGCGACGTGTTCGCGCACACCCACGCCGTGCTCTCGCGCCCGAGCGGGCAGGCGCTCGCGGGGCACCTCGACTCCGCGACCGTCTGGGCCGGCGAGTGCCACCTGCGCGCGTTCGCCGAGCCGCTGGAGCGCTCGCACGACGAGGCCACGGACCTGGACCTGTGGCTGTGA